A DNA window from Malus domestica chromosome 12, GDT2T_hap1 contains the following coding sequences:
- the LOC103449734 gene encoding uncharacterized protein yields MAASDLVSAAAAVDVDMEILEKKNNKNNKVFKAYGDPCLDLFFNVTQRPSDYREEEQQETEKEYHTKMFHYLRQQLPLAWSHDPLITLKLIFNLSHCHIDGSKCYSEALEFAAVWLHHNHPNTLLRNFGSLADSFGPLFSLLDVLYGLLVPPQDQLDHTLEELVQRENPNSHADRYAHDPTYRLLHDRGMDAFAERLKSDLEKLKQNKLELKPCDYDDDVEDDTDYDAKRGSLDAHAYHDLRVSWAIDCLLTKNPWQAHKRRSISLEESTARRLFAPESDVWWEWERLRKEVLAPLKNYSDRQHGFARWERCEVKTYLEEVKAATTIIKPDALLPYDILRHLEDGNVGEAAELQWKSMVQKLKEGGKFKNAWAVCDNSWSESSSLNWGLLVYELSEAPWNGKVMNFCLPDSRGIHFLPQLHSIQGLDNVKSKLSFLTSMGRRDGDICIDFQMVFDAILDVAVKENLKPEQMIKKLFLFTDCAGYDWKGYDTLYETVRSMFEDKGYGNDAVPHIVFWDVGWYGSLYFDFPHRGVTVLRGDSKNLVKYFLENGGDFRHRHLMELAIGEKEYQTLAVVD; encoded by the coding sequence aTGGCTGCTTCCGATTTGGTTTCGGCGGCTGCTGCTGTCGACGTGGACATGGAGATTCTGGAgaagaaaaataacaagaatAACAAGGTTTTTAAGGCGTACGGCGATCCCTGCCTCGATCTGTTTTTCAACGTCACACAACGACCCAGCGATTACCGGGAGGAGGAGCAGCAGGAGACGGAGAAGGAGTATCACACCAAAATGTTTCACTATCTGCGGCAACAGCTCCCCTTGGCCTGGTCCCACGATCCTCTCATCACTCTCAAGCTCATCTTCAACCTCTCTCACTGCCATATCGACGGATCGAAATGTTACAGTGAAGCTTTAGAATTCGCAGCTGTTTGGCTCCACCACAACCACCCCAACACTCTGTTACGCAACTTCGGCTCTCTTGCCGACTCCTTCGGTCCTTTGTTCAGCCTGCTCGACGTTCTGTACGGCCTCCTCGTTCCTCCCCAGGATCAGCTGGATCACACACTGGAGGAGTTAGTCCAACGCGAGAATCCGAATTCTCATGCTGATCGGTACGCCCACGACCCGACTTACAGGCTGTTGCACGACCGGGGTATGGATGCTTTTGCGGAGCGGTTGAAGTCAGATCTTGAAAAATTGAAGCAGAACAAGCTCGAGCTCAAGCCGTGTGATTATGATGACGATGTTGAGGATGATACCGACTACGATGCTAAACGCGGTTCTCTTGATGCTCATGCTTATCATGATCTTCGCGTTTCTTGGGCTATAGATTGTTTACTTACGAAGAACCCCTGGCAGGCACATAAGAGGCGCTCCATTTCGCTGGAAGAAAGCACTGCGAGGAGGCTTTTCGCCCCCGAATCAGATGTATGGTGGGAGTGGGAGCGGCTGAGGAAGGAGGTTTTGGCGCCCTTGAAAAACTACTCTGATCGTCAACATGGATTTGCCAGGTGGGAGCGCTGCGAGGTGAAGACGTACTTGGAGGAGGTGAAAGCAGCAACAACAATAATAAAGCCCGACGCTTTGCTGCCATACGACATCCTCCGCCATCTGGAAGATGGCAATGTTGGGGAAGCGGCAGAGCTTCAGTGGAAGTCAATGGTGCAAAAGCTCAAGGAGGGGGGCAAATTCAAAAACGCCTGGGCCGTATGTGACAACAGCTGGTCCGAGTCTAGTAGTCTGAATTGGGGACTTTTGGTGTATGAACTGAGTGAGGCGCCATGGAACGGAAAGGTGATGAATTTCTGTCTGCCTGATTCCCGCGGCATTCATTTTTTGCCCCAGCTGCATTCCATTCAAGGCCTCGACAATGTTAAGTCCAAGTTGTCCTTTCTGACGAGTATGGGGAGGAGAGACGGTGACATatgtattgattttcaaatGGTGTTTGATGCGATCTTGGACGTGGCTGTCAAGGAGAATTTGAAGCCAGAGCAGATGATCAAGAAGCTGTTTCTGTTCACCGATTGCGCAGGCTATGATTGGAAGGGCTACGATACTCTGTATGAGACCGTACGGAGCATGTTTGAGGACAAGGGGTATGGGAATGATGCGGTGCCACACATTGTGTTTTGGGATGTTGGGTGGTATGGTTCTCTATACTTTGACTTTCCTCATAGAGGGGTGACGGTGTTGCGTGGTGACTCCAAAAATTTGGTCAAATACTTCTTGGAAAATGGTGGGGATTTTCGCCATCGCCATCTCATGGAACTAGCTATTGGCGAGAAAGAGTATCAAACTCTTGCTGTAGTTGACTGA
- the LOC103449719 gene encoding uncharacterized protein, protein MMIQINKQPVFLPPPPPQWCLTTAAVPTRAARNLLVLKAPTRPTTIPTTISMARQVRHSVLPIIPMMKRRGRRAMAASYSVSAAAVVDVDMEIRGKKNNKHNKVKNNKNNKVFKAYGDPCLDLFFNVTQRPSDYREKQQETEKEYHTNMFNYLRQQLPLAWSHDPLTTLKLIFNLSSCRIGGSKCYCEAFEFAAVWLHHNHPNTLMHNFGSLADSFGPLFTLLDVLYGLLVPPQDQLDHTLEELLQRENPNSHADRYAHDPTYRLLHDRGMDAFAERLKSDLEKLKQNKLELKPCDYDDDVDDDTDYSAKRGSLDAHAYHDLHVSGATYCLLTGNPWDAHKGRSISLEESTARRLLTPESDVSREWERLRKEVLAPLKNYSCRQSRFGRWERCEVKKYLEEVKAATTIIKPDALLPYDILRYLEDGNVGEAAVLQWKAMVQKVKEGSKFENCWAVCDNGGCQSRSLSLGLLVYELSEEPWNRKVMNFSLPDSRCKFIPPIHFLPQLHSIQGLDNVKSKFSFLTRMERRMGISSICIDIQMVFDAILEVAVKENLKPEQMIKKLFLFTDCAGYDWKGYEILYEAVRSMFEEKGYGDDAVPHFVFWDLWWGYRSPSFDFTHRGVTVLRGYSKNLVKSFLDNGGDFRPHHVMEAAIADKEYQTLAVVD, encoded by the coding sequence ATGATGATTCAGATCAATAAACAGCCAGTGTTCCTGCCTCCGCCGCCGCCGCAATGGTGTTTGACGACGGCTGCTGTTCCGACAAGAGCAGCCCGAAACCTCCTTGTCCTCAAGGCACccacaaggccaacaacaattCCGACAACTATTTCAATGGCTCGTCAAGTCCGACATTCGGTCCTCCCAATAATCCCGATGatgaaaagaagaggaagaagagcaaTGGCTGCTTCCTATTCGGTTTCGGCTGCTGCTGTTGTCGACGTGGATATGGAGATTCGGgggaagaaaaataacaagCATAACAAGGTTAAAAATAACAAGAATAACAAGGTTTTTAAGGCGTACGGCGACCCCTGCCTCGATCTGTTTTTCAACGTCACACAACGACCCAGCGATTACCGCGAGAAGCAGCAGGAGACGGAGAAGGAGTATCACACCAACATGTTTAACTATCTGCGGCAACAGCTCCCCTTGGCCTGGTCCCACGATCCTCTCACCACTCTCAAGCTCATCTTCAACCTCTCTTCCTGCCGTATCGGCGGATCGAAATGTTactgtgaagcttttgaattcGCAGCTGTTTGGCTCCACCACAACCACCCCAACACTCTGATGCACAACTTCGGCTCTCTTGCCGACTCCTTCGGTCCTTTGTTCACCCTGCTCGACGTTCTGTACGGCCTCCTCGTTCCTCCTCAGGATCAGCTGGATCACACACTGGAGGAGTTACTCCAACGCGAGAATCCGAATTCTCATGCTGATCGGTATGCCCACGACCCGACTTACAGGCTGTTGCACGACCGGGGTATGGATGCTTTTGCGGAGCGGTTGAAGTCAGATCTTGAAAAATTGAAGCAGAACAAGCTCGAGCTCAAGCCGTGTGATTATGATGACGATGTTGACGATGATACCGACTACAGTGCTAAACGCGGTTCTCTTGATGCTCATGCTTATCATGATCTTCACGTTTCTGGGGCAACATATTGTTTGCTTACAGGGAACCCCTGGGACGCACATAAGGGGCGCTCCATTTCGCTGGAAGAAAGCACTGCGAGGAGGCTTCTCACCCCAGAATCAGATGTATCGCGGGAGTGGGAGCGCCTGAGGAAGGAGGTTTTGGCGCCCTTGAAAAACTACTCTTGTCGTCAAAGTCGGTTTGGCAGGTGGGAGCGCTGCGAGGTGAAGAAGTACTTGGAGGAGGTGAAGGCAGCAACAACAATTATAAAGCCCGACGCTTTACTTCCATATGACATCCTACGCTATCTGGAAGATGGCAATGTTGGGGAAGCGGCAGTGCTTCAATGGAAGGCAATGGTGCAAAAGGTCAAGGAGGGCAGCAAATTCGAAAACTGCTGGGCTGTATGTGACAACGGCGGGTGCCAGTCAAGGAGTTTGAGTTTGGGACTTTTGGTGTATGAGCTGAGTGAAGAGCCATGGAACCGGAAAGTGATGAATTTCAGTCTGCCTGATTCCCGCTGTAAGTTTATTCCGCCCATTCATTTTTTGCCCCAGCTGCATTCCATTCAAGGCCTCGACAATGTTAAGTCCAAGTTCTCCTTTCTGACGAGAATGGAGAGGAGAATGGGCATAAGCAGCATATGTATTGATATACAAATGGTGTTTGATGCGATCTTGGAAGTGGCTGTCAAGGAGAATTTGAAGCCAGAGCAGATGATCAAGAAGCTGTTTCTGTTCACCGACTGCGCAGGCTATGATTGGAAGGGTTACGAGATTCTGTATGAGGCCGTACGGAGCATGTTCGAGGAGAAGGGGTATGGGGATGATGCGGTGCCACACTTTGTGTTTTGGGATTTATGGTGGGGGTATCGTTCTCCATCCTTTGATTTTACTCATAGAGGGGTGACGGTGTTGCGTGGCTACTCCAAAAATTTGGTCAAATCCTTCTTGGACAATGGTGGGGATTTTCGCCCTCACCATGTCATGGAAGCAGCCATTGCCGACAAAGAATATCAAACTCTTGCTGTAGTCGACTGA